In Leeia speluncae, a genomic segment contains:
- a CDS encoding sugar ABC transporter substrate-binding protein: MNSRRFALKTLAAITTVGLFASSSAFADAAHPKVALVMKSLANEFFQTMQDGAKAHQKQHSKDYALVSNGIKDETDTAAQIKIVQQMMVEKVDAIVIAPADSKALVPVLKEAVSKGIIVVNIDNKLDAAALKEKGITVPFVGPNNRTGAKLVGDYLAKSIKAGDKVAILEGVSTTLNAQQRTLGFKDAMAAAKANVVNVQSGEWEMDKANTIASAMLRETPDLKAILAGNDNMALGAVAAIKTAGKSGKVAVVGYDNISAIQPMLKDGRVLATADQFGAQQAVFGIETALKAVKAKTPQNKLPAVVETNVKLVTK; this comes from the coding sequence ATGAACTCACGCCGTTTTGCTTTAAAAACCTTAGCAGCGATCACCACTGTTGGTTTGTTCGCTAGCAGCAGTGCATTTGCTGATGCTGCACATCCAAAGGTCGCGCTAGTGATGAAATCCCTAGCAAATGAATTCTTCCAAACCATGCAAGATGGTGCGAAGGCTCATCAGAAACAGCACAGCAAAGATTACGCATTAGTGAGCAACGGTATTAAAGACGAAACCGATACCGCAGCACAGATCAAAATCGTTCAGCAAATGATGGTTGAAAAAGTAGATGCAATCGTGATTGCACCAGCAGACTCTAAAGCGCTAGTACCAGTGCTAAAAGAAGCCGTATCTAAAGGCATTATTGTTGTAAACATCGACAACAAACTTGATGCAGCAGCATTGAAAGAAAAAGGCATTACCGTACCGTTTGTTGGCCCAAACAACCGCACTGGCGCAAAACTAGTGGGTGACTACCTAGCAAAATCGATCAAAGCAGGCGATAAAGTAGCGATCCTAGAAGGTGTTTCTACCACCCTTAACGCGCAACAACGTACCCTAGGCTTCAAAGACGCGATGGCAGCAGCAAAAGCCAACGTAGTAAACGTGCAGTCTGGCGAATGGGAAATGGACAAAGCGAACACGATCGCTAGCGCAATGTTGCGTGAAACACCAGATCTAAAAGCGATCTTGGCGGGTAACGACAATATGGCACTAGGCGCAGTGGCGGCGATCAAAACTGCAGGCAAATCAGGCAAAGTAGCTGTTGTTGGTTACGATAACATCTCTGCTATCCAACCAATGCTAAAAGATGGCCGTGTATTAGCGACTGCAGATCAGTTTGGTGCACAACAAGCTGTGTTTGGTATTGAAACTGCATTAAAAGCAGTGAAAGCAAAAACACCGCAAAACAAACTGCCAGCAGTTGTTGAGACCAATGTTAAATTGGTAACCAAGTAA